The following DNA comes from Frankia casuarinae.
CGGGTGTGCTGGTCCGGCCGAGGCCGATCGACGCCGACCTGCGCCTGCCGGCGGCTCGCCCGCTGCCCACTATCGGCGGATTCGCCTTCACCGCCGACGCGGGGGAGTTCGGGCGGGCCGTCCACCGCTGCGTCGGGCTGGGCACCTGCCGGGCCGACACGCCGGCGGCCGGCGGCTTCATGTGCCCGTCGTACCTCGCGACGCGCGACGAGAAGGATTCCACCCGCGGCCGGGCCAGGGTGCTGCAGGAGATGGCGAACGGCTCGCTGGTCCGCGGAGGTGCCGGGGGCGCCCGGGCCCCGGAGGTGGCCGAGGTGCTCGACCTGTGCCTGTCGTGCAAGGCGTGCGCGCGCGACTGCGCGGCCGGGGTGGACATGGCGACGTACAAGTCCGAGGTGCTGTTCCGCGCCTACCGGCATCGACTCCGGCCGGTCAGCCATTACGTGCTCGGCTGGTTGCCCCGATGGGCCCGGGTCGCCGGGCGGGCGCCACGCCTGGTCAACGCGGTGCTGGCCGGACCGGCGGTGCGACGGCTGCTGCTGCGGATGGGGGGCATGGACGCGCGCCGCGAGGTGCCGGCCTTCGCCAGGCAACCGTTCAGCCGCTGGTGGCGCGAGCACGGCGGCTCGGACCTGGGAAGCGGCTCGGACCTGGGAAACGGGTACCCGGCCGACGGGTACTTGGCTGACGGGCGGCCGGCTGACGGGCAAGCGGCCGACGGGCGGGCGATCCACCGGCGCGAGGCCCACAGCCGGGAGGTGGTGCTGTGGATCGACACGTTCACGGAGGCGTTCTCCCCCGAAGTCGGCCGGGCCGCCGTGGCAGTTCTGGCGGACGCCGGCTACCGGGTGATCGTGCCGCCGGGCCCCGCGTGCTGTGGTCTCACCTGGATCACCACCGGCCAGCTCGACGGTGCGCGCCACCGGTTGCGAGCGACCGTCGACTGCCTCGCGCCGTACGCCCGGGCCGGGACGCCGATCGTCGGCCTGGAACCGTCTTGCACGGCGGTGCTGCGCGGCGACCTCGTCGAGCTGCTCGCGGGCGACCCCGCAGCCGCGCTGGTCGCCGGTGCGGTGCGTACCCTCGCCGAGCTGCTCGCCGACACCATCGGCTGGACTCCGCCGCGTCTCGACGGGGTGCGCGTCCTTGCCCAGCCGCACTGCCACCAGCACGCGGTCATGGGATTCGCCGCCGACCGCGGCCTGCTGGCGGCGGCCGGCGCGGACGTCGACGTCCTCGCTGGCTGCTGCGGCCTGGCCGGCAACTTCGGTATGGAGGCCGGGCACTACGACGTGTCGATGGCGATCGCTGCCCGTACCCTGGGCCCGGCGATCGCCTCGGCTCCCGCGGGCACCGTGCTGCTCGCCGACGGATTCTCCTGCCGGACCCAGGCCGAACACGTCGCCGCCCGGCGCGGGCGGCATCTCGCCGAGTTGCTCGCCGAGCGTCTCGCCGGGCTCAGATCTCCACAGTGACGTCAGAAGCGAAGTCAGATCTCCACGGTGAAGACCGTCGCCGGCAGGCCGTCGCCGTCGTCGGTGACCGCGGCGGGGCCGGCCGGGTTGCCGGCCAGCTCTCCCCGGGGAACGGCGAGTACGACGACGGGATGGTGACGGGCGAGCTTCGCGATCAGTGGCCGGAGCCGGGCGACCTCCACCCGGGTATGGCCGACCTGCACGACTCCCGTCATCCCGCCATCGAGGCGGACGAATCCGTCGGGAACGTGCGACCCGGTGTGCAGGGCGGCCTCGTTTTCGTGCCGCCACTGTCGCTCGCTGATCCAGGCCAGCACCCGCGACCCGCCCACCCCGGCGTTCTCGATCCGCAGCCGGGCGCGGGCGACCATGGCGTGGCGCACGGCCCCCGCCGCGCTCGTCGCCGCCCCGTCGGATTCCAGCTCCATCGAACTGACCAGCCGGGTGCCCTCGGCGGTGAGCCGTACGAGCCGGCCCTGGCCGGCGAGTACGGGATCGGCGGAGGCGACTCCGGCGTTCTCCCAGCGCTTCACGACGGCGCGGGCCGCGTTCTTGGAGATCGGGTGTTCCGGGCCGAGAATCTCCGAGATGTCCGACTCGAAGGCGGCCCGCATATCGAAGATCCATTCGAGGGCGTGGAGATCCCGTTGGTTGAGGCGAACGTGCCCCCTGTCCGCTCTGCTCTTGCGAGGCTGGTCTGACACCGTGCTCCCTGGGGTTTATGGCTGGGAAGTCTATGGGCGCGGGGTTCTGCGGTCGTGACTGTCGTCAACCCGGCCGGGGTGGTTCCACGTGTTGTCGCGATGTACCGCTCCGTGGGGCCGGGACTTGTGGCCCTATGCGGGGATGTTGATCGGTGATTTCTGAATTATAGGGCCGGACGGTACCGGCCAACCGGGTTGCCCGGAAGTGTCGGAAAGCATGCCGGTGGAGTGCGGTGTGGCACGGCGCACCCGGCTTAGCGGGGAGGCCGTGTCTCGGAGTGTTCCTGGTGGTCACCCGCCCCCGCCGGCTGACGACCTGCGGTAATTTTTCGCCCGGCCTTATGACTGTAGGGCCCGGATCGGGCATGGGGTGCCGGTAGATGGCTCGATCCGAGGCTTCTCTTGTTCCGCTGCCTCTGGGGGAAATTCGTTATGATCACCACAGGAATGTGGCCGCGTGAATGTTGCGCTGTATTGTCCGGAATTCGACGGATCGGGATTATCTCGGCGTTGACTCGCGTTTCGCGGGTCTGTGGCCCCGGGGGGATCCGATGACCTCGACCGATCAGGGGGGCAGGACCGATCAAGCGAGTAGGACCGATCAAGCGAGTAGGACCGAGCAGGGGAGCCGGACCGGGCCGGCGGGCAGACCGGACGACCGCACGGGCCTGCTCCGTCTGCCCGTTCTGCCGCATCCCCGCCACCCGCTGGAGCGTCCCGAGCGGACGGGCGGTTCGGCCGCGGAACCGGTCGGTTCCCGGCTGGACGTCGGGCCACAGGTGTCGGTCGTGATACCCACCCGCAACGAGGCGCGCAACGTCGAACCGCTGCTGCGGCGCCTCGACGAGGCGCTGCACGGCCTGTCCGGAGAAGTAATCTTCGTTGACGACTCCGACGACGGAACGCCCGAGGTCATCGCGCGCGTCCGCCCCTCGGTGCGGTTACCGGTACGGGTGCACCACCGGACCCCGGCCCAGCGGGTCGGCGGGCTGGGGGGCGCGGTCAGCGAGGGCTTCGCGCTCTGTGCCGCGCCCTATGCGGTGATCATCGATGGGGACCTCCAGCATCCGCCGGAGACCATCCCGGCGCTGCTCGGCACCGCCGTGGAACATGCCGCCGATGTGGTGATCGGCAGCCGGTACGTGTCCGGCGGCAGCGCATCGGGGCTCGCTGGAAGCATGCGGCACCTGGTCTCGACGGGGTCGAACCGGTTGTGTCGGTGGGTCTTCCCCCGTCGGCTGCGCGGCGTCTCGGACGTGATGAGCGGCTTCTTCCTGGTACGGGTCGCCGTCGTGGACCGGGCCGGCCTGCGACCGGACGGCTACAAGATCCTGCTGGAGCTGCTCGTCGCGTCCGGACGGCTGCGCGTCCGCGAGATCGGGTACGCCTTCGCCGAGCGGCACGCCGGGACCTCCAACGCCTCGCTGACCGAAGGCGCCCGCTTCGCCCGGCGGCTGTTCGCGTTGCGGGTTCCGAAGCCCGCGCGGTTCGCCCTGGTCGGGGCGTCCGGGACGGTGCCGAACCTGCTTGGCACCGCCGTGCTTCACCACGTCGGCTTGCACTACCTGGTCGCGGCGATCGTCGCGACCCAGATCGCCGTCGGCTGGAACTTCCTCGGCTGCGAGCTCCTGGTCTGGGATCGGGAGACGGGTTCCCGGCTGCGTCGCTATCCGGCGTTCGCGCTCATCAACAATCTCGATCTGGTCATTCGGCTGCCACTGCTCGCGGTGCTGGTCGGGCGATGGCATCTCGGCGTCGGCATCTCGACCCTGATGTCCCTGGCCGCCGCGGTGATCGTCCGATACCTGGTGGTGGATCGGCTGGTGTACCGGCGACGGGCGGTGTCTGAGCGGGCGGTGTCTGAGCGGGCGGTGTCTGAGCGGGCGGTGTCTGAGCGGGCGGTGTCTGAGCGGGCGGTGTCTGAGCGGGCGGTGTCTGAGCGGGCGGTGTCTGAGCGGGCGGTGTCGCCGTCCCACGGAAGGCCGTCGGAGGACGGGGTGTCCGGTGCGGTTTCGTAGCCCACCCGCCGGTGACGGCGTACACCTCGGCGCCGGTGGGGTCCTCATCCGGCTGTTCTGTTCCGGGCATGCGCAGCTCCCCGACAGGCGGATCATGCTTGCCGGCGGCACCTTGGCGTATTCCACGCCGACGACGAACTACAAGGGAATGGCGAGGAGCTAATTCGCCGACACCACGGTCGCCGAGTACGTGGCCGACCTCCCGAAGCTCGTCGCGGCGAACTGACCTTCCATCCAGGCCGGGGACCGGACCCGCCGCGGTGTCGCCCGCCCGCGGTGCTCCGTGCCCACCCCTTTCAGGCAGGTACAGGTGACATCCGATTCTGATTCCGAAGTCCCGCGTGCGCGGGCGCTCCCCCGCGGCGCGCGTCGGCATGCCCATGCGCACCGAGATCCCCGCGTGCCCCGACGCTCACCTCGGCTGTGGATGGTAGCGGCCGCGGGGTGGTGGGCCGCGGGGTGGGGGGCCGCCCTGCACACCACGTCGGCCCTCGTGTTGTCCGCGTTGGTCGGTCTGGACGGGAGCATGTCTTACCTCTTGCCCGGCGCACTCGCGGTCGTCCTGCCTCGGATGTTCGGCCGGGGTGGCCGGGGCCGGCGGATCCCGTGGCTCGCCCGGCTCGCGTGCGAGTCGGGCGGCTGGTACGTCTACATGTTCGCCGGTTCGCCGGACATCAGGCTGGTCTCGTACGGCGGTCCGCGCCTGGGCCAGCCGTTCGCCGTGGTACTGGGCGCGGTGGCGGCGGTGACCGGCGGCCTGGTCCTGTCCGGTCGGCTCCGGGCGCGGACCCGCGGGTCGATCCCCGGCGCCAGCCGCCGGCGGCGCTGGGTGTGGGCGCTGGTCAGCGTGCCCCTCGCGGTGACGCTGGGGGTGCGTGCGGCCGAGCATCACCACGTCGTGCTACTCGCCGCATGGACGATCGTCTCGTTGCTGATGCTGCTGGTCGCCAGCCTGACCCTCGTGCGCGGCCAGTACAGCTGGCAGCGTCCCGAGCGGGTGCATCACGTGGACCTGACCGGCAACCTCGCGCCCCGCAACCGCTTCTCCCTCATCGTCCCCGCCCGCGACGAGCCGGTGCTCGGGCGGACCCTGACCCAGATCCTTGCCGGCGACTACCCCGGCGACCTGGTGGAACTGGTCGTGATGGTGTCGTATGACGAGGTCGACCAGGAGACCCGACGGGTCGCCGAGGAGATCGCCGGCCGGCATTCCAACGTGCGGGTCGTCGCGCCCGAAGGCAGCCGGCGTAGTAAACCCCTGTCCCTGGAGGACGCCCGCCGGCACTGCACCGGCGACCTGGTCGGCGTCGTCGACGCGGAGTCCCTGCTCGCCGGGGGACTCCTGCGTTACGTGAACACGCTGGCCCTGCGCCACGCCGACGTCGGCATCTTTCAGGGCGGCGTGCAGCTCATGAACGCGCGTGCCACGGCGTGGCGGCGCGCCGCGGACCACTCACCGATACGGGCGTTCCTCCACTGGTTGGACGCGGGCACCTCCTGGTGGCGGGCCCGCAACTGCCTCGAATACTACATCTGGTTCATGTCGCGGCTGCGTTTCCAGGCGCGCGCGCGTTTCATCCCACTCGGCGGCAACACGGTGTTCATTCGGCGAACGGTGCTGGAAAGGCTCGGTGGGTGGGACGTCTCCTGCCTCACCGAGGACTGTGACCTCGGGGTGCGGGCTTCGGCCGCCGGAATCCCGACCGCGGTCTTCTACCATCCGGATCTGACGACCCGGGAGGAGACCCCGGAAAGCCTCACGAAACTCATCATCCAGCGCACCCGCTGGATGATGGGGTTCATGCAGGTCCTCTTCAAGGGGGACTGGCGGGCGCTGCCGGGAGCACGTCAGCGCATCATGGCGGTGGAGATGCTCACGATGCCGTTCTTCCAGGCACTCGCCGGCGTCCTGCTGCCGGTGTCGCTGGTCCTCACGTTGTTTCTGGCGGCGCCGACCGGTCTGGTCATCGTCTTCTGGCTTCCGTTCGGTGCGACCGTCATGACGGTTTTCTCCGAGCAGGCGGCGTTCCGCGAGTTCGCCGAGGCGTACGGGCTCGATCTGCGTCGCTGGGACAGCGTGCGGCTCGTGCTCTGCGCCCCGCTGTACCAGCTCGCGCTCTCCGCCGCCGCGGTGCGCGCCACGGCCCGGTTGCTGCGTGGCCGGGTCGAGTGGGAGAAGACCTCCCACTCCGGGGCCCACCACAGCACCGGCTCCGGCCGCTTCGAGCTGGAGGCGGCGTCGTGACCGCACCCGACGCCGCGAACCCGTACCCCCGACCGCTCGGCCCGCAGACCGCCGTGACCTGGATCGCAGCCCGGGCCGGGGAGCTCACCGGCCGACTGGTCGGCTGGGTCGGCGTCCGCCGCCGCAGCCTGCTCCTGCTCGCCGTGCTCCTGACGGTGGTGGCGGTGCTGCACGGTTACAATTTCGACGGCTGGCCGGGCCGCGTCACCGACGACGAGGGCACGTATGCCGCCCAGGCTTATTCGATGCAGTACTGGAACCGGATCGCGCATTACACGTACTGGTATGACCATCCGTTCGGCGGATGGCTGTTGATTGCCATCTACACGAAGATCACTGATGGTTTCAACCGGGCGCCGACGGCGGTCACCGCGGCCCGCGAGCTCATGTTCGGCGTGCATCTGGTGAGCTGCGTGCTGCTGTACCGGTTCGGCCGGCTCCTCGGCCTACGACGGTTCTTCGCCGGCCTGGCCCTGCTCGTCTTCTCGCTTTCACCGCTCGCCCTGTGGTATCAGCGGATGGCGTTCCTCGACAACATCGCCGTGATGTGGCTGCTCGCCGCCCTGGTGTGCGCGGCGTCGCCGCGACGCAGTGTCGCGGCGGCGGCGTTCGCCGGGATCTTCATGGCCTTCGCGTTCTGGTCGAAGGAAACCGTCCTGCTCTTCCTCCCGGGGTTGTACGTACTGCTCCGGCAGAATCGTGATCCTCGTAACTGGCGATTCGTGCGGCGCAACTTCATGGGCTGCCTGATCGGCGTGTGCGGCATCTACATCCTGTATGCGGCCGCGAAGAACGAGCTGTTCGAGGGGCCCGGCCACGTCTCGCTGGAATGGGCGATCAGATGGCAGCTGTTCGACCGGGCCCCGAGCGGCAGCGTGCTCGACACCGGCAGTGACACCTACCATGTCGTGCGGTCCTGGCTCGATCTCGATCCCTACCTGGTCCTCGCCGGTATTGCGGCCGCGGTTCCCCTGCTCGCCCTGCGGCGGCTGCGGGTCGTCGCCGGACTACTGCTGCTGCAGTTTGCCTTCGTCTTCCGCAACGGCTACCTGCCCAACCCCTACGTCACCGCGATGCTCCCGTTCGCCGCGTTGTGCGTGGCAGGGTTGCTCGACGCCGTCCTGCCGAGTGGAGCACGGCCGCGACGCGGTCCGCCGCATCATGCCGGGCCGGGGTCGGGGCCCGGGGCGGGGGTGGGGGCGACCGCGGCCATGATCGTCAATGGCCTGCGCTGCCTCGTGGTCCTGGTGGCCCTGTCCGTGGCCGCCGCGACGGTGATCCCGGACTGGACACCGAAAATTCGCACCGCGCTCACCCAGGACGCGAGTGCCCCGAGCCGGGAGGCGACCCGATGGTTCCTCGCGAACGTTCCCCCGGAGGGCATCGTTATCACCGACGACATCGCCTGGACCGACCTCACGATCGCCGGGCGCCGGCCGCTGCCGGTGTGGTTCTACAAGCTGGACCTCGACCCTCAGGTGCGCGGCCGGTTCCCCCACGGCTGGCGTGATGTCGACTACCTGATGATGGGCAAGCCCCCCGACTCGGTGCTCGCTGAGGTCCCGCTCGTCGCCGAGGCGCTCCGGCACTCGGTGGTCCTCAAGTCGTTCGGCGATGGAGAGATCGAGATTCGCCGGGTCATCGTCCCGGACTGCCGCGGCCGGCCTGACCGGTGCTGAACCCGTGACATCTTCCCCTCCAGCTGACCGGCCGTGGACTGACGACGCGTCCGATGGGCCAGGTCGACGGAAACCCGATCTTCACCATCGACTTCGACTTCGTCGGTCATGAGCTGGTCGTCCAGCGCCTGGACGGCGAGAGGATCTCATTTCCCCTGGTCGCGCAGTCGGTAGCGTCGTTCTACCGCCGCACCTTCGACGCGCTGGCGGCGCTCGGCATCAAGATCCGCCTTGACCATCCGCATCCGTGCCGTCCTCCCGCTCGCGGCCCTCGAGCGCGGCCCGGACCGGCGGGCCGGCGTTCTCGACTTCGACGACAGCGCCTACCGGGCCGGGGCCTACCGGGCCGGGGCCTACCGGGCCGGGGCCTACCGGGCCGGGGCCTACCGGGCGGGTAGGGACATCGAGCGGTTCGCCTGCCCCCACGGCGTCACCGACCCTGTCCTCGCCTCCGGGCACTGACATCGACGGGCCACCCGGCAAGATCGGGGGGTGACCAGGTCCACGTCGGACGGGCGGCGAGGCATCTCATAGGTTCGCCGTATGCACAGCCTCACCCGGGACGAAGCCCTCGCCCGCGCCGGCCTGGTCCGCGTCGATGGCTACGAGATCGAGCTCGACCTGACCGCGGCTCGCACGTCGACGGAGTTCGGCTCGACGACCAGGGTGCGCTTCAGCCTCCGTCCCCCCACGGACGGCTCCCTCGCCACGGACGGCTCGTCGGCGGACGGCGAACCGGCACCGGCGACGTTCGTCGAGCTCAAACCGGTATCCATCCAGCAACTGTGGCTCAACGGCCAGCCGCTGGACCCCTCCGCCGTCGACGGCAACCGGCTCCCCCTCGCGACGCTGCACGCGACGAACGAGCTCGTGGTGACGGCCACGATGAGGTACTCGAACACCGGCGAGGGGCTGCACCGGTTCACCGACCCGGAGGACGGCGAGGTCTACCTGTATGCGCAGACCTTCCTCGACGACGCCCAGCGGATGTTCGCCTGCTTCGACCAGCCCGATCTCAAGGCGCCGGTGCGCCTGAGCGTGGCCGCACCCCCCGACTGGACGGTGCGGGCGAACGGTGCCGGGAAGCAGGCCTCGCCGGGGCGGTGGGAGTTCACCGAGACGGCACCCCTGGCGACCTACTTCGTGACGGTGGTCGCGGGGCCGTACCACCTCGTCGAGGACTTCCACGACGGCATCCCGCTCGGGCTGCTCTGCCGCCGCTCACTCGCGCCGTACCTCGACGCCGACGCGGCGGAGATCTTCGGCGTCACCCGGGCCTGCCTGGACCGCTACCACGAGCTGTTCGCGAGCCGGTACCCGTTCGGGACCTACGATCAGGCGTTCGTGCCCGAGTTCAATGCCGGCGCGATGGAAAACCCGGGGTGCGTGACCTTCCGGGACGAGTTCGTGTTCCGCTCGGCGGTGACCGAGGCCGAACGGGAGCTGCGTGCCGTCGTCATCGCCCACGAGATGGCCCACATGTGGTTCGGTGATCTGGTCACCATGCGCTGGTGGGACGACCTGTGGCTGAACGAGTCGTTCGCCGAGTACATGGGCTATCGGGTGACCGCCGAGGCGACGCGGTTCACCGGGGCGTGGACCAGCTTCGCCGTCGGTCGCAAGAGCTGGGGCTACGCCGCCGACCAGCGGCCGTCGACGCACCCGGTGGCCCCGGCCGACGTCCCCGACACCGCACTCGCCCTGCTGAACTTTGACGGCATCTCCTACGCCAAGGGAGCGTCGGCCCTGCGGCAGCTGGTCGCCTGGGTGGGCGACGGCGCCTTCCTGACCGGGCTGCGGACGTACTTCGCCCAGCACGCCTTCGCCAACGCGTCCCTGGCCGACCTGCTCGCCGCGCTGACCACGGCGAGCGGCCGGGACCTCGCCGGCTGGGCCGAGGTGTGGCTGCGCCACGCACAGGTCAACACGCTGCGCCCCGAGATCACGATCGGCTCCGACGGCCGCCTCGCCCAGGTCGCAGTGGTCCAGACGGCACCGCCGACGCACCCGACGCTGCGTCCGCACCGCATCGGCATCGGCGTCTACGGCCCGGCGGAGCAGACCGAGCCGATGGAGCCGACCAATCCGACGGAGCCGACCAATCCGACGGAGCCGACCGGGCCGATCGTGCTGCTCCGCCGGGTGGAGGTGGACATCGATCCGGCGGCGCCGGGCGGGCGCACCGGGATCGCGTCACTGGTCGGGAGCGAGGCGGGACGCCTGCTGCTGGTCAACGACGGCGACCTGACCTACGCCAAGATCCGTTTCGTCCCGGCCGATCTCGCCGCTTTGCCCACTGTCCTGCCGCGGACGGCCGATCCGCTTGCCAGGGCGATCATCTGGGCGGCCGCGGCCGACGCGACCCGGGACGCCGAATGGCCCGCCGCCGACTATCTGACGCTCGCCGCGGGTGCGCTGCCCCGGGAGACCGAGATCGCCGTCTTCGAGGACGCCCTGCGTTTCGCCCGGGCCACCGTGCTGAACCGCTATCTCGCGCCGTCGGCGCGACCGGCGGCGGCGCAGGCGCTCCACGCCGCCTGCGCGCGGGCCTTCGCGGCCGCAGCACCGGGAGGCGGTCATCAGCTCTCCGCCGCCCGCGGGGTCATCGGGTGTAGCGGACCGGCGCAGGCGGGAACGCTGGCGGCGTGGCTCGCCGGGACGGACGTGCCGGCCGGACTGGTCATCGACCCGGAACTACGCTGGACTCTGCTGCACCGGCTGGTCGTACTCGGGCGGGCCGGGGAGGGGGAGATCGCGGCCGAGAGCCGGCGTGATCGCAGCGCCCGGGCCGCCGAGCATGCGGCGCGGGCCCGCGCCGCCGTTGCCGATCCCGAGGCGAAAGCCCGGGCCTGGCGGATGATCGTGGACGACGACACGATGTCCGCCCGGCTGGTCGCCGCGACGGCCGAGGGTTTCTGGCAGCCCGAGCAGGCGGATCTCACCGACGGGTACGTCTCCCGCTACTTCGAGCAGATGCCGGCGATGGCGGCCCGGCGATCCCCGCACGCCGCCCGGCAGATCGCCACCCACGCCTATCCGCAGTTCGCCGTGTCCGTGGGGACGGTGCGGGAGGCGGACGCCCTGCTGGCCCGCGACCGTCTCGACCCGCTCCTGCGCCGCGTCGTCGTCGACGCGACCGACGAACTCCGCCGAGCGGTGCGGGCCCGTCTCCGCCCCTGACGCCGGGCCCGTCTCCGGCCCTGACGCCGGCCCTGCTCCAACCCACCCGTTATCCGGCCGGCGGCATCGTCATTCCACTGACGATGTCATCTCGCCGACGGCTCTGGACGCGCCCGCGCTCTTTCCGGCATAGTTCGCGCAGCAAGGGTGTCTCAGGGGACGGGGGGCGGTATGGCAGCCGGCACGGACCGGGCCGAACGGCAGACGAGTGCGGGTGCGGCATTAGGCGTTACTTTGTTGGTCGGTGCCGCCGTCGCGGTGTCGACCGGTGTGTACGCGAGGGTTCACGAACCGGCCGGGCGGCCGCTGTTCACCCTCGGTTTCTCTGGCATGCTGCCGATGAAGGCGTGGCTGACGACGGCCGCCGCCGTTCTGCTATTCGTTCAGCTGGCCACGGCACTGTGGATGTGGGGACGGCTGCCCGGCGCGGGCCCGGCGCCGAGCTGGGCCGGTCCGCTGCACCGATGGAGCGGGACGACCGCGTTCGTCC
Coding sequences within:
- a CDS encoding glycosyltransferase encodes the protein MSVVIPTRNEARNVEPLLRRLDEALHGLSGEVIFVDDSDDGTPEVIARVRPSVRLPVRVHHRTPAQRVGGLGGAVSEGFALCAAPYAVIIDGDLQHPPETIPALLGTAVEHAADVVIGSRYVSGGSASGLAGSMRHLVSTGSNRLCRWVFPRRLRGVSDVMSGFFLVRVAVVDRAGLRPDGYKILLELLVASGRLRVREIGYAFAERHAGTSNASLTEGARFARRLFALRVPKPARFALVGASGTVPNLLGTAVLHHVGLHYLVAAIVATQIAVGWNFLGCELLVWDRETGSRLRRYPAFALINNLDLVIRLPLLAVLVGRWHLGVGISTLMSLAAAVIVRYLVVDRLVYRRRAVSERAVSERAVSERAVSERAVSERAVSERAVSERAVSERAVSPSHGRPSEDGVSGAVS
- the pepN gene encoding aminopeptidase N encodes the protein MHSLTRDEALARAGLVRVDGYEIELDLTAARTSTEFGSTTRVRFSLRPPTDGSLATDGSSADGEPAPATFVELKPVSIQQLWLNGQPLDPSAVDGNRLPLATLHATNELVVTATMRYSNTGEGLHRFTDPEDGEVYLYAQTFLDDAQRMFACFDQPDLKAPVRLSVAAPPDWTVRANGAGKQASPGRWEFTETAPLATYFVTVVAGPYHLVEDFHDGIPLGLLCRRSLAPYLDADAAEIFGVTRACLDRYHELFASRYPFGTYDQAFVPEFNAGAMENPGCVTFRDEFVFRSAVTEAERELRAVVIAHEMAHMWFGDLVTMRWWDDLWLNESFAEYMGYRVTAEATRFTGAWTSFAVGRKSWGYAADQRPSTHPVAPADVPDTALALLNFDGISYAKGASALRQLVAWVGDGAFLTGLRTYFAQHAFANASLADLLAALTTASGRDLAGWAEVWLRHAQVNTLRPEITIGSDGRLAQVAVVQTAPPTHPTLRPHRIGIGVYGPAEQTEPMEPTNPTEPTNPTEPTGPIVLLRRVEVDIDPAAPGGRTGIASLVGSEAGRLLLVNDGDLTYAKIRFVPADLAALPTVLPRTADPLARAIIWAAAADATRDAEWPAADYLTLAAGALPRETEIAVFEDALRFARATVLNRYLAPSARPAAAQALHAACARAFAAAAPGGGHQLSAARGVIGCSGPAQAGTLAAWLAGTDVPAGLVIDPELRWTLLHRLVVLGRAGEGEIAAESRRDRSARAAEHAARARAAVADPEAKARAWRMIVDDDTMSARLVAATAEGFWQPEQADLTDGYVSRYFEQMPAMAARRSPHAARQIATHAYPQFAVSVGTVREADALLARDRLDPLLRRVVVDATDELRRAVRARLRP
- a CDS encoding 4-amino-4-deoxy-L-arabinose transferase, which codes for MTAPDAANPYPRPLGPQTAVTWIAARAGELTGRLVGWVGVRRRSLLLLAVLLTVVAVLHGYNFDGWPGRVTDDEGTYAAQAYSMQYWNRIAHYTYWYDHPFGGWLLIAIYTKITDGFNRAPTAVTAARELMFGVHLVSCVLLYRFGRLLGLRRFFAGLALLVFSLSPLALWYQRMAFLDNIAVMWLLAALVCAASPRRSVAAAAFAGIFMAFAFWSKETVLLFLPGLYVLLRQNRDPRNWRFVRRNFMGCLIGVCGIYILYAAAKNELFEGPGHVSLEWAIRWQLFDRAPSGSVLDTGSDTYHVVRSWLDLDPYLVLAGIAAAVPLLALRRLRVVAGLLLLQFAFVFRNGYLPNPYVTAMLPFAALCVAGLLDAVLPSGARPRRGPPHHAGPGSGPGAGVGATAAMIVNGLRCLVVLVALSVAAATVIPDWTPKIRTALTQDASAPSREATRWFLANVPPEGIVITDDIAWTDLTIAGRRPLPVWFYKLDLDPQVRGRFPHGWRDVDYLMMGKPPDSVLAEVPLVAEALRHSVVLKSFGDGEIEIRRVIVPDCRGRPDRC
- a CDS encoding DUF6529 family protein; amino-acid sequence: MAAGTDRAERQTSAGAALGVTLLVGAAVAVSTGVYARVHEPAGRPLFTLGFSGMLPMKAWLTTAAAVLLFVQLATALWMWGRLPGAGPAPSWAGPLHRWSGTTAFVLTLPVAFHCIWALGFASDGTRVLLHSLLGCAFYGAYAAKMISLRTSGLPGWVLPVLGSTVLVSLVAIWLTASLWFFTRSGIPHV
- a CDS encoding glycosyltransferase family 2 protein, with amino-acid sequence MSYLLPGALAVVLPRMFGRGGRGRRIPWLARLACESGGWYVYMFAGSPDIRLVSYGGPRLGQPFAVVLGAVAAVTGGLVLSGRLRARTRGSIPGASRRRRWVWALVSVPLAVTLGVRAAEHHHVVLLAAWTIVSLLMLLVASLTLVRGQYSWQRPERVHHVDLTGNLAPRNRFSLIVPARDEPVLGRTLTQILAGDYPGDLVELVVMVSYDEVDQETRRVAEEIAGRHSNVRVVAPEGSRRSKPLSLEDARRHCTGDLVGVVDAESLLAGGLLRYVNTLALRHADVGIFQGGVQLMNARATAWRRAADHSPIRAFLHWLDAGTSWWRARNCLEYYIWFMSRLRFQARARFIPLGGNTVFIRRTVLERLGGWDVSCLTEDCDLGVRASAAGIPTAVFYHPDLTTREETPESLTKLIIQRTRWMMGFMQVLFKGDWRALPGARQRIMAVEMLTMPFFQALAGVLLPVSLVLTLFLAAPTGLVIVFWLPFGATVMTVFSEQAAFREFAEAYGLDLRRWDSVRLVLCAPLYQLALSAAAVRATARLLRGRVEWEKTSHSGAHHSTGSGRFELEAAS